The bacterium genomic sequence GGTCGAGCCGGGAGGGCGTTCGCCCTGGGTCAAGGACCTTTCGACCCGGAAGATCTGAATCGGAATCCGGAACGGCGGGCTGCGTCGCCCCCCGGCCAAATGATCAGATTTCTACGCTTCTGAGTGAGCGTCTACACTCCGGCGACCCCAAGAGACCATCGAGAATGTCGACCTCCCGACTGATCTGAATCGCTGTACGTACTCCCATGAGATGCACCACCGTGTAGGCACTCGATCACGCCGCCCAAATGGCATTCGACAGCCGGACCGATTGCCCGGTTCAGCCGACTATACATCAACTCACGGGCCGCGATTCCGAAAGGCTGAAGCTGATCCGCATGCTTGCAGCGTCCGCATCTTCCCTATTGACAACGGAGGGTCTGATAGGCGTTAGCTGGCGGGCGCGCTACTCGGGGCTCCGACCACGGGCATTCCCGCCGCCAAGAGCTCTCGTTTGAGCTCTTGTTGCCATTCTTGCTTGTCGTCCATGCGGATGTAAACGATGCCGTCGAAGTCTGATGGCGTTTCGAGGCCAGGAGTGATCAGCGCGCATACCTTGGCCTGACCGAGGTGCGCCAGGAAGTAGCCCAGCTCCAGAATCACGTTCTGTCGAGCGCGCGGCACGACCTCCCCCCCCCTTGGAGCTTCCTACGTCGTCGTCGGTCATCAGGACTACAGCGAAGGTCGCCAGGTCTGCTTCCTGGATGAACTTGGTGAGAAGATGGCGCCCCATGCTGGGTTGATCGTGAAGGACGATTCCCTCCAGCCCCATACTCTCCAGGGAGGAGACGACTGCGATGCGGGCGGTGTCGTTTTGGCCGTGCACCACGAAGACGCGGTTCGGTGAGCGGTCGGCAGAGTCGGACTCGGGAGCTGGGCCAGTCGCGGGCGCGACTTCCTGAGTCCGAGGTGGAGTGGTCTCTTGTTCGACTTCTCCGTTCGTCGCAGAAGCTCGTCTGGCGAGATACGAGGAGAACAGCGAATTCTCGGCGGTTACCGCTGACGGGTTATCAATCGCGAACTGAACGATCGCATTGGCTCGATCTCGGCGACTCCCTACGCCCCGCGCTGCCGAGAGATCCACCACACCTGCTTCCAACAACAGGTCGTCGATGTATGTGTGGCCCCATTCGGAGATCGAGCTTCGTGCCCTGATCAGAGATGCCCGAGTAGGTGCAGGGAGAGGCTTTGCTTTGAAAACACTCGTAGCAGAGGTGTCGAACTCGTGGCCAGCGGCGCGGAGAACTGAGAATAGATCTCGCTCCTTTACTGCCCAGTGGTTTCGGCTGTATTCGAATTGCTCGATGTCCAGCTCTTCGCGGATCCGCCATAGGTGGTCATTCAGGATGGGGACCTTGCTTGGACACAGCTCGACCGCCAGCCGAATTTCCCCACCGAGGTCGTGAAGTTCCGAGATCCGGGCGATGCGCACGAGTTCTTCTGCTCGCCCCTCTTCCATCAGTACGCAGGGCCATGACTCAATGCACTCGATGGCTTCTCTCGAGAGCGTCCGCAGTTGTTCGTCAATGAGTTCGCTCGTGTACTCCAGGAAGCGGCTCTTGTCGAATCGGAAGGTTCCTCCGTCCCAGTCCTGGAACTGGTGCGACACCAACAGGCTATACACGGCGTACGGTCTCCATCGTGGAAATGGCTGTCGAGTTAGTCCCAAAAGTTGAGGATGAACTCCTGATCAGGCAGTGCGCTTCCGCACTCCTTCATCATCGTTGCTGAGGGTTCACCCGTCCAGGAGTCCTTGTACAAGGCGCGGGGTTTAGGGTCTCCTCCATCGCCGTAGAGCCATGGCCAGGGACTGGAAGGCCCGTAGCATGCCCGTCCTAGACTTTTCGTCGTTCTCTTGCTTCTTGACTGCCACGACGGGCGGACGTGGCGGCCCGAACTGGAACTTGACCCGCTGGGGTTTGCGTTGAGCGGGAACTGCATCGACCTTGTCGATGGACTCGATCTCACAGCCGCATCTAAAAGCAATCTTGAGAGCTTCGATGGCACCCTTCGGAGCGGACTGGCCCATCGCTTCCTC encodes the following:
- a CDS encoding nucleotide-binding protein; translation: MPRARQNVILELGYFLAHLGQAKVCALITPGLETPSDFDGIVYIRMDDKQEWQQELKRELLAAGMPVVGAPSSAPAS